One segment of Candidatus Methylomirabilis tolerans DNA contains the following:
- a CDS encoding helix-turn-helix domain-containing protein: MPVQARFGSSQITQTDPSDLRNDAYLTVREVADYTRLSIRTIRKWVHDPHQPLPHYKCGGKLLFRRDQIDQWLRVYFFRRSPAAIDAVDAYVNDILRKLKA, from the coding sequence ATGCCCGTTCAGGCGCGTTTCGGATCGTCGCAGATCACCCAGACCGATCCTTCCGATCTGCGCAACGATGCCTACCTCACCGTGCGAGAGGTGGCCGACTACACGCGCCTGTCAATCCGTACCATTCGCAAGTGGGTTCATGATCCTCATCAGCCCTTACCGCACTACAAGTGCGGGGGGAAGCTACTATTTCGTCGTGATCAAATTGACCAATGGCTGCGTGTCTACTTCTTTCGACGAAGCCCCGCAGCGATTGATGCCGTTGACGCCTATGTCAATGACATCCTCCGCAAGTTGAAGGCATAA
- a CDS encoding recombinase family protein — protein MTNDHTRPIQVKLSHLERNAAVYERVSSHTQVEESVGSIAHQENQREHACRMGWSPDQIEVYQGDLGISATGRVPRPDWQRLLRDIANGKVGAVFSADHSRLSRSAASFEALLEVCCTNDTLLVIDGVIVDPSDPNDRFMARIRANFSEFENAHRTERMRKSRRAKANSGYPVSRPPIGYISVRRGNGQHWIKDPNPQVRQRILDVFRQYESLGTVRKVLKWLKEHNLKLPGHTKKTGALQWNNPCYIAIYGILTNVAYAGCYQFGRKESWPPGARGKLRSVPQDKWIVKPGLHHGYITMATWNHIQERLHSNQIMDGSQPAGSGNALCQGRVTCGLCGRHMNTRYPARQGPKSGRKKYVCWEANIQYDDPKCIQIDGEVLDALVVREVLTAFAPPEVETLLAAAHDENAGYTAVRQQREEELERARSKAQILKAHVLQVDARQRLAAAELHKDLNEALTEVQELERRHRDQPLVPPLRPTTEAIKQIRQLAADLPALWTDPATTNQDRKRLIRLVLHQVCVVSVSPTGWEVAITWASGTITSHTVICPWAWQAAARELAAKGLAPAAIAEALALRGFRTRMGTTVTAQSIRHLFQPPKWQPVAHELATQDFSPAAIAKELTIRGFKTRGVTQ, from the coding sequence GCGTGTCGCATGGGGTGGTCGCCCGATCAGATTGAAGTGTACCAGGGTGATCTTGGCATTTCAGCAACCGGCCGGGTACCTCGACCGGATTGGCAGCGACTGCTGCGCGACATCGCAAACGGTAAGGTGGGAGCAGTTTTCAGCGCCGATCACTCTCGGCTGAGTCGGTCGGCCGCGTCGTTTGAAGCGCTGCTCGAAGTCTGTTGCACCAACGATACCCTCCTGGTGATCGACGGGGTCATCGTCGATCCCAGCGACCCTAATGACCGGTTCATGGCCCGCATCCGAGCGAATTTTTCGGAATTTGAGAATGCGCATCGGACCGAGCGGATGCGGAAGTCGCGGCGTGCCAAGGCCAACAGCGGTTACCCCGTATCGCGGCCGCCGATCGGCTATATCTCAGTGCGGAGGGGCAACGGCCAACACTGGATCAAAGATCCGAACCCTCAAGTCCGGCAACGCATTCTCGATGTGTTTCGCCAGTATGAATCCCTCGGGACCGTGCGGAAGGTGCTGAAGTGGCTGAAGGAGCACAACCTCAAGCTTCCCGGACATACCAAAAAGACCGGAGCCCTGCAGTGGAACAATCCTTGTTACATAGCGATTTACGGGATATTGACGAACGTCGCGTATGCCGGATGTTACCAGTTCGGGCGTAAGGAAAGCTGGCCGCCCGGAGCCAGGGGCAAACTACGTTCGGTGCCACAGGACAAGTGGATTGTCAAACCGGGGCTCCATCACGGCTACATCACCATGGCCACCTGGAACCACATCCAGGAGCGCCTCCACAGCAACCAGATTATGGATGGCAGCCAGCCTGCTGGTAGCGGCAACGCCCTCTGTCAAGGTCGCGTCACCTGCGGCCTGTGCGGGCGACACATGAATACGCGTTATCCGGCTCGCCAAGGCCCGAAGTCCGGCCGAAAAAAATATGTTTGCTGGGAGGCAAATATCCAGTATGACGACCCCAAGTGCATCCAAATCGACGGCGAGGTTCTGGACGCCCTTGTCGTGAGGGAGGTCCTGACTGCGTTCGCGCCACCCGAGGTGGAGACACTCCTTGCGGCGGCCCACGACGAGAATGCCGGCTATACAGCGGTCCGGCAGCAGCGGGAGGAGGAACTCGAGCGGGCCCGCAGTAAGGCGCAGATCCTGAAAGCACACGTGCTGCAAGTTGATGCCCGGCAGCGTCTGGCCGCGGCAGAGCTTCATAAGGATCTGAACGAGGCGCTGACCGAAGTGCAGGAACTCGAGCGCCGGCACCGGGATCAACCCCTCGTCCCTCCGCTTCGGCCGACGACTGAAGCGATCAAACAAATCCGACAGCTCGCGGCAGACCTCCCGGCCCTGTGGACCGATCCAGCGACCACCAATCAGGATCGAAAGCGCCTCATACGCCTCGTACTCCATCAGGTCTGCGTTGTCTCCGTCTCACCGACCGGCTGGGAGGTGGCCATCACGTGGGCGAGCGGCACCATCACCAGCCATACCGTGATCTGCCCATGGGCCTGGCAGGCGGCAGCGCGTGAGCTCGCCGCCAAAGGCCTCGCCCCAGCCGCGATTGCCGAAGCGCTCGCCCTCCGCGGGTTTCGGACACGGATGGGCACCACAGTAACTGCGCAATCGATACGGCATCTCTTCCAGCCACCCAAATGGCAGCCTGTGGCGCACGAACTCGCCACCCAAGATTTCAGTCCGGCCGCCATCGCGAAGGAGCTGACGATTCGCGGGTTCAAGACGCGGGGGGTAACCCAGTAA
- a CDS encoding recombinase family protein — MIDHCPPQITQDHLNKGARVYVRQSTSRQVRNYPGSTEYQRDQKIYALRWGWREDQIEFYEDLGLSGSSADRREGFQRLLADIHEGKVGAVFCTDVARLTRTPRTFETLVCLCRHHRTLLAIDGQVFDLNDPVDRLLVLV, encoded by the coding sequence ATGATTGATCACTGTCCACCGCAGATTACCCAGGATCACCTGAATAAAGGGGCACGAGTCTATGTTCGCCAGTCCACGTCGCGACAAGTCCGCAACTACCCGGGCAGTACCGAGTACCAACGCGACCAGAAAATCTACGCTCTGCGTTGGGGATGGAGAGAGGATCAGATCGAGTTCTATGAGGATCTTGGCCTAAGTGGTAGCAGTGCCGACAGACGCGAAGGCTTTCAACGATTACTTGCGGATATCCACGAGGGAAAAGTGGGCGCCGTATTCTGTACTGACGTCGCCCGCCTCACTCGGACGCCCCGGACCTTCGAGACGCTGGTGTGCCTCTGCCGCCACCATAGGACGCTGCTTGCCATCGACGGCCAAGTTTTCGACCTCAATGATCCTGTCGATCGATTATTGGTTCTGGTGTAG